CATTAACATCTGGCTGCGTTGAGGAGTGTAAATATCATCCAATCTATTAAGAAACTGAAATAATTTTGCCTCTTCTTTTTGAGTGTGAATAAAAGTCAGCAATTGAGAGACATCTTCACCTACAGTTATCACAGCAAGCAATTGGTTCATAGACTCCAATTCTTCCGATACACTACTTAGAGATGTAAAATAATCTACCATAGTAGATTATTTGAGTAGATATAAAGTATGAGTTAGCTTATATTTGAGTAGATGTAAAATATGAGTTAGCTTATGGTAGATTATTTGAGTAGATGTAAAATAATCTACCATAGTAGATGTAAAATACGAGTTAGCTTATATTTGAGAGACATCTTCACCTACAATACTCACAGCAGGCAATTGGTTCATGGACTCCAATTCTTCCCATACACTACTTAGAGATGTAAAATAATCTACCATAGTAGACCATTTTGTTTCATATCATACCCCTATTTACTTAGCTTATATTTCCTGGAACCATGAGTTAACTAAAAACGCTTTTCTAATTGTTTCCAGACTTCGGAAGCAGAAGTAATAAAAAGCACAGACTTTTTAATAGTGACAGAAACATTATTGTGAATCCAGCAAGTTACCATACTATTACACATATCCCATTGAACTAGCCTCTGTCTGATCTGTAGCACTTCGAATCTCCGTTCCGTGTACAAAACCCAGCTTTCGTTTGGATGATAGTCTAATCTCCAAAGACCGCTTCCAAGATCGATATTCATCAGATCCTCGAAGTTTTGTGACTCTAATCGACAACTGGTTATCAGAGGGATGCAGAAACAGTAGGTTTTGCATATCTGAAAATGAAAACTTACTCCCACTCGCCATTGCAGACACACCACACAAACATAGATGTTTTTAAACAACTAACAATACAGGAACACAAACAAAACAAAGACACCACAAATATACAGAAAAAATCACAAAGAAAATAGCTCGATGCAAATCACTCTTCACACACCAATCTTCACCTGCTGCTCTGATACCATAATCCTTTTATAAACACAAATAGCAAAATGAAGAAATGAGAGCACAAGAAATGCACAGCATAAAAGGAGTCTCAATTAGATCTGAAAAACTCAATTGAACAACATTATATCCTTCCAGCATTATACCACCACTACAGGACAATATTGTTAGCCTCCAAGACTAAATATAGATAAAGACATAAATGAACTTAAAGCTTATTACAATTAAAATGTTCAGCAAGAAAGAGTAAGAAATAAAACAAAATGTGGCTACTGTGGACCTAGATAATTGGCCACAGGAGACCATCAATATTAGTTACAAAAAGATTTATTCAAGACTACTCCTAAAAACACTCAATGCCACAATCCACATAGATATGCCATAGCTACATGACTAAAACATACAAATAGAAAAACAAATAACTCCCAAGTTTAGAAAAACAAATACCACTTCTTTTCCAGTCGATTTGGGTCATTTATGATCGTAAACATTTCCAAATGATCATTTTCTAACCAAATGCAGAGATTTATAATAGTAGACATTTCCATATGACATTTTCCCCTTTGAATCTGAGGCGGACTACCACACTGTTCCTGGGCCATAAGATTGGGACCTACAAGAAATATTACCGATTGAACTTGGTCGATTTTGGTAATATTTCTAACTGATTATATGGTTTGTTGTTggtttggttcagtttgagaagaaaagaaaaatagaCAACTAAGGGTCGGTACTTGGTTGATTATGTACTTAAATATGACCATCCACATTGGTTGGTTATATTGGGTTGGAAATGTGAAGCCAAACCAACAATGCACAACGGTAGTATTTGTGGTGGTGACTTATGGCCTTTCCTTTCTTGTAGTGGGAATATTGAAGTGGTTCATCCTATGTTCTATGACAAGCTAAACAGACTATTAATAACCAATCTATCTACGAGTAGAGATGGGAGTTAGAAACCAAATTAACCAACTAAGAGTAATAGTATCATTACgccaattttttttttataaagagTTATATAATAAGATCTAAATTTTGTTTTGGAAATCATGTACATGAGGCTGAGGATGACCCATGAGATAATAACATTTTCTCATATAAATACAAGAGTGTAAGTTTGTAATTTTAAGATAACTTACTAGTATTTACTGAAATGACATTAAATTTGTATGGTAAAAGTTTATAACCTCAGTGAGTTACTTGAGGTCATCCTTGGACCATTTTTCTCAAAAATATTTATTAGCGGTTGCAAAAATTAAAACAATATAAATCTAATTAAACTATGAGTATTTTAATAATAAGATTTTTTAATCAGAATTTAATTTCTACTCAAATTTATTCACAAATAGTAAAATAcctaaattaattaaaaatatcgCTATAAAGtaaaaaattacgaaaataattaTAACTATATTTTTTTGTAACTGAAAAAATCTTTTAATAAAAGTGATTAAATATTGTGTCCAAATATGAAATACCACTAAAATATTGTGCCTAATATATGTTTTTAATTAAAACTGTCTTCATAATAAATGTATTTTTTGAAAAAAGTTATGCGTTATAAAATATCCCTTCTTAGTCTTAGACTTTATAGATCTGGTTCATAAGATTGAAAAAAATTCATAATATAGGTTCTAAATAaaactttcaaaaaaataaatgtattttttGAAAAAAGTGTCCGTTATAATAACAAGCACTCTCTTAGTCTTAGACATTTAGATCTGGTGCAAAAAAATTAACAAACTATTAGCCAATCAGTCAGTCAAGAACAGGTACTTCTATCCTATGTAGCCAAGTTTATGTTTATAAAGAGTTATATAATAAGGTCTTGATTTTGTTTGTTTCAAAAGGGATATAACAACCATTGTAATTGTAGGttgaaagaaacaaaattcatACAGAAATGGGACGATCAAACAGTGGAGTCTCACGCTATTCTCTTACAAACAGTCTTTATCTTGAAGGTGAAAAAGTCCTGGCCTTTTATGGTGGCAAGTGGTATCCGGCCAAGGTATCGCACTTGCAATTTTATCTTTTAAGTTTTTCTTTATCATTGGAGTGATTCCTATCTGTTTTAATTAATGTGTGTGATTGAATTTGGGTGATTTACATTGATTGCTCATGATATAATTATATGGGAAGGGAAAATAATTGATGCATTGTTATTTCACAATTCTCTTATTGTATCGTCACATTATTTGAAGAAGTTAATACATACTTTGAAGTTCTCTTATTGTCCTCAAGAGGATTCAGATTATTTGAAGAAGTTAATACATACTTTGAAGTTGTCAAAGTGCTTTTTTCGCAAACATCATATCAAACATCACAATTTGAGGATTAAATCCCAAAGATGTTGATTTTTGCTGTGCACTTATACTATAGTGACTATGTCCAAATACATGAAATGTGCACTAAGGTATTTAGTTTTAGCTCCTCATGAAAGTCATTGttgcatatttattttttcttttatcattaATATAGCGTGATTCCGTAAGTTATTTACCACCTTGCTGCATATATTTGAGCAATTGGTCAGTCATCTTTTGTGCTTTTATTGCCTTTGCATCTTTAACATTCTTTTGGTTTGCTTTTGCAATAAAAAAGGTATAAATTCTATTTTCTTTATAGGTGCGCAAGGTTGAATACGAGAAACAAATAGAGGCATGGACATATTGGGTTCATTATATTGTGAGTATTGCTTTATTAAAACCTTGTATTTTTTCATGagcaatgaatattattagtattaatcattttttaataACCTATTGTCACTTTATATGTGCAGGGTTGGAATAAAAGGTTAGTAAGAGGAAGCACCTTACATTGAGAATAAAATActtttttctaataaatttttTGTTCTATAATTTCTTTCCTTAATACGTTTGTGTTCTTGTAATTAGATCAATTATAGTAGTCTTTATATTATGTTAAATccattattatcttatttattattgttataataGCTAATTTGAATATTATTGAGTGGGTTACATGCTCATGAAAAGTTCTTTAGTTCAATGTTTGTTCAactattttatgttcatatttttTCTAATAGCTTGCTTTTTAAGCATGTTAGCCTCCTCCTAGAACATTGTTAAAAACTTTCAAACTCACAGGTACGATGAATGGATATTAGATGCTCAACTCCTCAAGAAATTTAGTGAAGAATGTTCTCAAAAGCACTTGGGGAAGCGTGGTAGATCAGCTATGGTATATTTATATGCACAAATATTTTGTATTTGTTTCAACCTCGCCttcttttaattaatattaataccTATGTTATGGTCACATGCAACAAGAGGTGGTTCCAAGATACACCTTGAGGTGGTATGCAAATAATAATTGTCATATTCTTAGTAAGATAAAAGTGAAGGTTCTTGAGTTATAATCCAATTTTTGAGAAAGACCGAAATGAACTCCAAGAATGCAAAGTATTTTTGCCATTCGAGGTTCAAACAATGATAAAAGACTAACACTTTGATTACAAGAGGTTGATGGTTTCAAGTTAATTATGCTCTCAATTGTTATTTAAAAATGACAAGTGCATATTTTCATGATGTTGTTAATGCTGTGATAATATCTAGTGATATTTTTATTGTTAGATCACCAATGTCACTCAATTTTTGTGCTATCCATTATATCTTGTGccttattttatattaataataattattatctTTTAGATCTTGGATAGACTCATATTTTAATTGTTTCTTACATTTTATTTTTCAGTCAGTTAAATGCTATTTCAATTTTTGTTATTTATCAGGAGGATCCTTTAATAATGGAGGAAAATAAGTTGAGTATTGAAATACCACAGGCACTCAAGACTCAACTTTTGAATGATAGAGAATATGTAACAAATTCATCAAAGGTACTCGAATTTCTGTTTTACTAAATTAAACTCTTCACCTCGTTTTATATAATCTTCACTGTACAAGTTTCTAACCAGGTACACATCATATATTTAGCTCTAAGTCCATCCTATAATCTTAAATGAAACTATCTTATATTTTCAGTTAGTTGATATATTTTTTAAGCAAAGGTGTGGAGCAGGGGGAGTTTAGAATCAAACTCATCATCTACATTTCTTGTAAACCTCTTCTGGCACTAACTCGATTGGGAATTCTTTGATCCTAATATAATGTTAATTTAACTTTTTCGAAATTTTTCAGTGATATGAATTAGCTCCCTTGAACTGCCCTTGATATTATACCTTCATAGTTAGTGTACCGTATGTGATCTATGTATCCTTCATACTTATATCCTTGCCTGGTGACTTACAGCTTGTTGGGCTCCCGCGTTCTCCCAGCGTCGATGGCATTTTGAAGATGTTCAATGAGTTCAGGGTGAATGAAGATGAGGAGTAAGTTTCTTATTTATAATTGATGTTAGTATTGAATTATTTGAGAATATGTGTGCTTAGGCTTAAATCCTACAATGTATTCTACAACAGTTTGTTCTTTATATGTAGGTCAACATCAAAAAGAAATAACTGACTTTTACTTtcagtgatataataaaaaaatatttgatgTCACTAACTTTTGTTGTTTTATTTTGTAATATTTCTTTATATATAGTTCCACGGCCTAGGTGTTTCTGTTGATCTAGAAGTCA
This region of Apium graveolens cultivar Ventura unplaced genomic scaffold, ASM990537v1 ctg6800, whole genome shotgun sequence genomic DNA includes:
- the LOC141703593 gene encoding protein MRG1-like, with the translated sequence MGRSNSGVSRYSLTNSLYLEGEKVLAFYGGKWYPAKVRKVEYEKQIEAWTYWVHYIGWNKRYDEWILDAQLLKKFSEECSQKHLGKRGRSAMEDPLIMEENKLSIEIPQALKTQLLNDREYVTNSSKLVDIFFKQRCGAGGV